A genomic segment from Vagococcus zengguangii encodes:
- a CDS encoding Ltp family lipoprotein, protein MKKLVLPLLLSTLLFGCTNNANDKEETFETTVESTIISTESSETIEVEPLIIKETSYDLNEKTFSIVGSVDKSNTLTMSVSDQNKKSIEISDSGSWIFTDTIPENETDYVFTDGITSETIKIDSLSNLMKIEAKKQEEIEKQKQVDEEEKIRKEKEAAEREEAEKQKKAEEAEKRSQEEAINNATREQKNALSKAIDYLDYSAFSKSGLYEQLIYEQFPEEAAQFAVDNVQADWNEQALNKALDYLDYSSFSDAGLYDQLVFEGFTSEQAQYAIDNLPN, encoded by the coding sequence ATGAAAAAACTAGTATTACCATTATTATTATCCACATTATTATTCGGTTGCACGAACAACGCAAACGATAAAGAAGAAACTTTTGAAACCACAGTAGAATCTACAATAATTTCAACTGAGAGCTCAGAAACTATCGAAGTTGAACCTTTAATAATTAAAGAAACTTCATATGATTTAAATGAAAAAACTTTTAGCATTGTAGGTTCTGTAGATAAATCAAATACACTAACGATGAGTGTATCGGACCAAAATAAGAAAAGTATTGAAATTTCAGATTCAGGGTCTTGGATATTTACAGATACTATACCAGAAAACGAGACTGATTATGTTTTTACAGATGGAATTACATCTGAAACAATTAAGATTGATTCGCTTTCTAACTTAATGAAGATTGAAGCTAAAAAACAAGAAGAAATCGAAAAACAAAAACAAGTTGATGAAGAAGAAAAAATAAGAAAAGAAAAAGAAGCTGCTGAACGAGAAGAAGCTGAAAAACAAAAGAAAGCGGAAGAGGCTGAAAAACGTAGTCAAGAAGAAGCAATTAATAATGCGACTAGAGAACAAAAAAATGCTTTATCTAAAGCGATTGATTATCTTGACTATTCTGCATTCTCAAAATCAGGGCTTTATGAGCAATTAATTTATGAGCAATTTCCTGAAGAGGCTGCCCAATTTGCTGTTGATAATGTACAAGCCGATTGGAATGAACAAGCATTAAACAAAGCATTAGATTATCTAGATTACTCTTCATTTTCTGACGCTGGTCTGTATGATCAACTAGTATTTGAAGGTTTTACATCTGAACAAGCACAATATGCAATAGACAACCTACCGAATTAG
- the gap gene encoding type I glyceraldehyde-3-phosphate dehydrogenase, translating into MTVKVGINGFGRIGRLAFRRIQEVEGIEVVAINDLTDAATLAHLLKYDTTQGRFNGDVEVHDGFFKVNGKEVKVLANRNPEELPWGELGVEIVLECTGFFTSKEGAEKHLKGGAKRVVISAPGGNDVPTIVYNTNHEILTGEETVISGASCTTNCLAPMAKTLQDKFGVVEGLMTTIHAYTGDQNTLDAPHGDLRRARAAAANIVPNTTGAAKAIGLVIPELNGKLDGAAQRVPVPTGSLTELVTVLEKQVTAEEVNEAMKAAANESYGYNEDMIVSSDIVGITYGSLFDATQTKVMTVGDKQLVKTVAWYDNEMSYTAQLVRTLEYFAKLG; encoded by the coding sequence ATGACAGTAAAAGTAGGTATTAACGGTTTTGGACGTATCGGACGTTTAGCTTTCCGTCGTATCCAAGAAGTAGAAGGAATTGAAGTAGTAGCAATCAACGACTTAACAGACGCAGCTACACTTGCACATTTATTAAAATATGATACAACTCAAGGACGTTTCAACGGTGATGTTGAAGTTCATGATGGTTTCTTCAAAGTTAACGGTAAAGAAGTTAAAGTATTAGCTAACCGTAACCCAGAAGAATTACCATGGGGCGAACTAGGTGTTGAAATCGTATTAGAATGTACTGGTTTCTTTACATCTAAAGAAGGCGCTGAAAAACACTTAAAAGGTGGCGCTAAACGTGTAGTTATTTCTGCACCAGGCGGAAACGACGTACCAACAATCGTTTACAACACAAACCATGAAATCTTAACTGGTGAAGAAACAGTTATTTCAGGTGCTTCATGTACTACTAACTGTTTAGCTCCTATGGCTAAAACTTTACAAGACAAATTTGGTGTTGTTGAAGGATTAATGACAACTATCCATGCTTACACAGGTGACCAAAACACATTAGATGCTCCACACGGTGACTTACGTCGTGCTCGTGCTGCTGCAGCTAACATCGTTCCTAATACTACAGGTGCTGCTAAAGCTATCGGTTTAGTAATTCCTGAATTAAACGGTAAATTAGACGGAGCTGCTCAACGTGTTCCTGTTCCAACTGGATCATTAACAGAGTTAGTAACTGTTTTAGAAAAACAAGTAACTGCTGAAGAAGTTAACGAAGCAATGAAAGCTGCTGCTAACGAATCTTACGGTTACAACGAAGACATGATCGTTTCTTCTGACATCGTTGGAATTACTTACGGATCATTATTCGACGCAACTCAAACTAAAGTTATGACTGTTGGCGACAAACAATTAGTTAAAACTGTTGCTTGGTATGATAACGAAATGTCATACACTGCTCAATTAGTTCGTACTTTAGAATACTTTGCAAAATTAGGTTAA
- the rpoN gene encoding RNA polymerase factor sigma-54, which translates to MNFSHQLNQQQKQSQKLAMTQALQQSIQILQYSTDDLLAYLENKTLENPLMEMDVTTGIYDEPYAVRGASYQGDDEQNVFANIPDNSVSLFEYLIEQIHLNYRDTYLRQLIIFLVEFIDVNGYLSIDLEDAAEKTGSEYIQMLDALTLLQQLDPPGVGARDLQEALMLQIERDESAPEMAYIVLEEHFESFANKKWKPIASQYKISLADIQEIYDYVQTLTPNPGAGFGESFEHQIYPDIIVKEEDGMLSVLSTKRGQPNIVFQKKYFDQMNQSDDKEVKKYLKEKQAEFEWLQKSVLQRGETILRVGEEIVKRQHAFFTDPNRPLKPLKLKELAEIIGVHESTISRAVNGKYLQTDFGVFELRHFFTTAVGGSESEEETSASNVQQLVQRIVDQEDKRKPLSDQKILELLKEQGVEISRRTVAKYRDILGIPSSTNRKRYES; encoded by the coding sequence TTGAATTTCAGTCACCAATTGAATCAACAGCAAAAGCAGAGCCAAAAATTGGCGATGACTCAAGCGTTACAACAATCGATTCAAATTTTACAGTACAGCACAGATGATTTATTAGCGTATCTTGAGAACAAGACACTTGAAAATCCTTTGATGGAGATGGATGTAACAACAGGGATTTATGATGAGCCCTATGCTGTTCGAGGTGCTTCTTATCAAGGAGATGACGAGCAAAACGTCTTTGCTAATATTCCCGATAATAGCGTGTCATTATTTGAATATTTAATTGAACAAATTCATTTAAATTACCGTGATACATATTTAAGACAGCTTATTATCTTTTTGGTTGAATTCATCGATGTTAACGGTTATTTATCGATTGATTTAGAGGACGCCGCTGAAAAGACAGGTTCTGAATATATTCAAATGCTAGACGCATTGACTCTGTTACAACAATTAGATCCACCAGGTGTAGGTGCACGTGATTTACAAGAAGCTTTAATGTTACAGATAGAACGTGATGAATCCGCACCTGAAATGGCTTATATCGTTTTAGAAGAACATTTTGAATCTTTTGCTAATAAGAAATGGAAACCAATTGCTTCTCAATACAAGATTTCGTTAGCCGATATTCAAGAAATTTATGATTATGTTCAAACGCTTACACCTAATCCAGGTGCTGGTTTTGGGGAATCATTTGAACATCAAATTTACCCAGATATTATTGTAAAAGAAGAAGATGGTATGTTAAGTGTACTTTCAACAAAACGCGGGCAACCAAATATTGTCTTCCAAAAAAAATATTTTGACCAAATGAATCAAAGTGATGATAAAGAAGTGAAAAAGTATTTAAAAGAAAAACAAGCTGAATTTGAATGGTTACAAAAGAGCGTCCTACAACGTGGCGAAACGATTTTACGCGTAGGTGAAGAAATTGTTAAGCGCCAGCACGCCTTTTTCACTGACCCTAATCGACCGTTAAAACCATTAAAATTAAAAGAACTAGCGGAAATTATCGGAGTACATGAATCAACTATCAGCCGCGCAGTTAATGGCAAGTATCTACAAACGGATTTTGGTGTGTTTGAATTACGTCATTTCTTTACGACAGCTGTTGGTGGAAGTGAGAGCGAAGAAGAAACGTCTGCAAGTAACGTACAACAATTAGTGCAAAGGATAGTAGACCAAGAAGATAAACGTAAACCTTTGTCAGATCAAAAGATATTAGAGTTACTGAAAGAGCAAGGGGTGGAAATTTCTAGAAGGACGGTTGCGAAATATCGTGATATTTTAGGGATTCCGTCTTCTACTAATCGCAAGCGTTACGAATCTTAG
- a CDS encoding chloride channel protein, protein MVKRAEIKILGVSLLIGLVVGVLDYFFGSVLLKIGDLRTDYFKSLIGWLPIVGLVIVFAYQRFGKEASKGMALLFDVHQNEKQTIPIVLIPLIMVSTWLTHLFGGSAGREGVAVQIGGTIGNKAYQWLSDEELKPDMQQLFLMMGMAAGFGGLFQTPLAATVFAFEVFRTENIKLKKIIYVLIASLTSDFVTSSLGLEKFNVLIGDGPVWWRSLSSLNVMKWLLMMVCLYVIGKLFAVFLKRFKGLLNRSLPNPYLKMTILSIVLAISIYFIGQGRYSGLGTNLIQDAFYQSVTSYDWLLKMVFTVLTLAIGFQGGEVTPLFSIGASFSFAFASFVGLPILPAVALGYIGVFSSASHTFVTAIFLAYEVFGWQMVPLALIQAVVFYLIKQEISIYPMKASKTQL, encoded by the coding sequence ATGGTCAAACGTGCTGAAATCAAAATACTTGGGGTGAGTCTGTTAATAGGATTAGTGGTTGGGGTTTTAGACTACTTCTTTGGATCGGTTCTATTAAAGATAGGAGATTTACGTACCGACTACTTTAAATCCTTGATAGGGTGGTTACCCATCGTTGGGTTAGTGATTGTTTTTGCGTATCAACGATTCGGAAAAGAAGCTTCAAAAGGAATGGCGTTGCTCTTTGATGTTCATCAAAACGAAAAACAAACGATTCCTATCGTACTGATTCCACTTATTATGGTGAGTACGTGGTTGACTCACTTATTTGGAGGAAGCGCTGGACGAGAAGGAGTTGCTGTCCAGATTGGTGGAACCATCGGGAATAAAGCTTACCAATGGCTATCAGATGAGGAACTGAAGCCAGATATGCAACAATTGTTTTTGATGATGGGGATGGCTGCGGGATTTGGTGGTTTATTTCAAACACCATTAGCCGCAACTGTTTTTGCGTTTGAGGTTTTTCGGACTGAGAACATAAAGTTAAAAAAAATTATCTACGTGCTAATTGCCTCTTTAACGTCTGATTTTGTTACATCGAGCTTAGGACTAGAAAAATTCAACGTATTAATTGGAGATGGCCCTGTGTGGTGGCGTAGTTTATCAAGTTTAAACGTAATGAAATGGTTATTGATGATGGTGTGCTTGTATGTAATCGGGAAATTATTTGCTGTTTTTCTAAAACGATTCAAGGGGCTATTAAATCGTTCTTTACCAAATCCTTATTTAAAAATGACAATTTTATCAATAGTCTTAGCTATTAGTATATATTTTATCGGTCAAGGACGATATTCGGGATTAGGAACCAATTTGATTCAGGATGCTTTTTATCAATCGGTAACAAGTTATGACTGGCTACTGAAAATGGTATTTACTGTTTTAACGCTGGCTATTGGTTTTCAAGGTGGGGAAGTTACGCCGTTATTCTCGATAGGTGCAAGTTTTTCGTTTGCATTTGCTAGTTTTGTTGGTTTACCTATATTACCTGCTGTTGCGCTCGGGTATATCGGGGTATTTAGTAGTGCGTCGCATACGTTTGTTACGGCAATATTTTTGGCTTATGAAGTTTTTGGTTGGCAGATGGTACCTTTAGCGCTTATCCAGGCTGTTGTTTTTTATTTAATTAAACAGGAAATTTCTATTTATCCAATGAAAGCGTCTAAAACTCAGTTGTAG
- a CDS encoding sugar-binding transcriptional regulator, which produces MENQINLLEAIIPEVLQIVEERFMILRNIQWMSPVGRRTLAQKLNITERTLRTETDILRQLNLIEISKSGMTLTAEGERVLQGLEGLMSQVTGMKQKEQQLAQLFNIGRCTIVSGDFDQDNQVLEEFGKSVTDALNQLLPAKENIIAVMGGTTMAGVASQMNLLDSDLRHNIFVPARGGVGETIDIQANSVSEIMAKKTGGRSRSLFVPERVSEETYHSLLQEPSVQVVLQLIHRATCVIHSVGNAMHMAKRRGMSEEELKIITKGQAVGESFGYFFNKDGDIVYKIPRIGLQLNDLQKVPFIIAVTGGKAKSQAIQSYMKHAPSQTWLITDEGAANEILKGVTL; this is translated from the coding sequence ATGGAAAATCAAATTAATTTGTTAGAAGCGATTATTCCTGAAGTTTTGCAAATTGTTGAAGAACGTTTTATGATTCTTCGAAATATCCAGTGGATGTCTCCTGTAGGACGTAGAACGTTGGCTCAAAAGTTAAATATCACGGAACGTACATTACGAACGGAAACAGATATTTTACGTCAGTTAAACCTGATTGAGATTTCCAAAAGTGGTATGACCTTAACAGCTGAAGGCGAACGTGTTTTGCAAGGGTTAGAGGGATTAATGTCTCAAGTAACCGGTATGAAGCAAAAAGAACAACAACTGGCGCAATTATTTAATATTGGCCGTTGTACAATTGTTTCCGGTGACTTTGATCAAGATAATCAAGTGTTGGAAGAGTTTGGTAAATCGGTAACCGATGCATTGAATCAACTATTACCTGCTAAAGAAAATATCATTGCGGTAATGGGTGGTACAACAATGGCAGGAGTTGCTAGCCAAATGAATCTACTTGATTCAGATTTAAGACATAACATCTTTGTTCCCGCAAGAGGCGGAGTCGGTGAAACCATCGATATCCAAGCAAATTCAGTTAGTGAAATAATGGCGAAAAAAACAGGTGGACGTTCACGTTCACTATTTGTTCCAGAACGGGTAAGCGAAGAAACGTATCATTCATTATTGCAAGAACCGAGTGTTCAAGTGGTATTGCAGTTAATCCATCGTGCAACTTGTGTCATTCACAGTGTCGGTAATGCTATGCATATGGCAAAACGTCGTGGCATGTCAGAAGAAGAATTGAAAATAATAACTAAAGGTCAAGCAGTTGGCGAATCTTTCGGCTATTTTTTCAATAAAGATGGCGATATCGTTTATAAAATTCCACGAATCGGCTTACAACTTAATGATTTACAAAAAGTACCGTTCATTATTGCAGTGACCGGTGGTAAGGCCAAAAGCCAAGCTATCCAGTCTTATATGAAACATGCACCAAGTCAAACGTGGTTGATAACCGATGAAGGTGCAGCTAATGAGATTTTAAAAGGGGTAACCCTTTAA